A genomic window from Yarrowia lipolytica chromosome 1D, complete sequence includes:
- a CDS encoding uncharacterized protein (Compare to YALI0D20834g, similar to KLLA0D12606g Kluyveromyces lactis IPF 4552.1) has product MLDYEAVPGSIILVDQDQEIVVSPIPSSDPDDPLNWSRNRKLLSMFCMVVYMVAIVVPSNSLYSIFSVLTEESGQTLDELNQGTGYMFLFFGLGCLICQPLGQQYGKRPIYLLSVLGTLAVQLWSPYAKSQGAWIGSRILQGALGAPMETMCEITISDVFFEHERGRWVGVYAFALMFSSYIAPLVAGFIAEGMNWKWVFYWGSIFNGVCLVFLFFFFEETNYVREHVAQPVPKEGSVLEGSSGSGDPEKIDDYSEGRSESSLEHQQKPMKTYRQKLALWDKPRKNMLWEMFKRPFIIFFKFPPVVYAGFLYGSGIIFFNILNASASMILSAPPYNFKPSMVGLCYVSPIIVTFITSWYSGYLSDLLRIKLAKRNGGLSEPEHRLWIILIHIILNPAMLVLWGVGAYNGIHWIGPVIGMGIIGGLATIPAVSSVNYALDCYREIGSDSLVTLIVIRNCMSFGIGYGITPWITREGLKNAFGEAAGVSAACMGTFFIVLVVGKRMRKWTKKDYWNFVQKSIDNGMVH; this is encoded by the coding sequence ATGCTAGATTACGAAGCAGTTCCGGGCTCAATCATCCTGGTTGACCAGGaccaggagattgtggtGTCGCCCATCCCGTCGTCAGACCCCGATGACCCGCTGAATTGGTCGCGAAACAGAAAACTGCTCTCCATGTTCTGTATGGTGGTCTACATGGTGGCCATTGTCGTGCCGTCCAACTCGCTGTACTCCATTTTCTCGGTGCTCACCGAAGAAAGTGGACAGACCctggacgagctcaacCAGGGAACAGGCTACatgtttctgttttttgGCCTCGGTTGTCTCATTTGCCAGCCTCTGGGCCAGCAGTACGGTAAGCGGCCCATCTATCTGCTCTCCGTGCTCGGCACTCTCGCCGTCCAGCTCTGGAGTCCCTACGCCAAGTCCCAGGGCGCCTGGATCGGATCTCGTATCCTTCAGGGAGCCCTGGGAGCGCCCATGGAAACCATGTGCGAAATCACAATCTCCGACGTCTTCTTCGAGCACGAACGAGGCCGATGGGTCGGAGTCTACGCCTTTGCGCTCATGTTCTCGTCCTACATTGCTCCTCTTGTTGCAGGCTTCATCGCAGAGGGCATGAACTGGAAGTGGGTCTTCTACTGGGgctccatcttcaacgGAGTGTGTCTGGTTttcctcttctttttcttcgAGGAGACCAACTACGTGCGAGAACACGTTGCCCAACCCGTCCCCAAGGAGGGATCGGTTCTGGAgggctcttctggatctggagacCCCGAAAAAATCGACGACTACTCCGAAGGCCGATCCGAATCGTCTCTTGAACACCAGCAGAAGCCCATGAAGACCTATCGACAGAAACTCGCACTGTGGGACAAACCCCGAAAGAATATGCTGTGGGAGATGTTCAAGCGTCccttcatcatcttcttcaagtTCCCTCCCGTGGTCTACGCCGGGTTCCTCTACGGCTCCGGtatcatcttcttcaacatTCTGAATgcctcggcctccatgATTCTGTCAGCTCCTCCCTATAACTTCAAGCCCTCCATGGTCGGTCTGTGTTACGTGTCGCCCATCATCGTCACTTTTATCACATCCTGGTACTCCGGTTACCTGTCCGATCTGCTACGTatcaagctggccaagcgaAACGGCGGTCTGTCAGAGCCCGAACATCGACTGTGGATCATTCTCATCCACATTATTCTCAACCCGGCCATGCTGGTGCTGTGGGGAGTCGGCGCATACAACGGAATCCACTGGATCGGCCCCGTCATCGGCATGGGCATCATCGGAGGTCTGGCCACCATCCCGGCCGTCTCCTCCGTCAACTACGCCCTCGACTGCTACAGAGAAATCGGCTCCGACTCGCTAGTGACGCTCATTGTCATCCGAAATTGCATGTCCTTCGGAATCGGCTACGGAATCACGCCGTGGATCACCCGGGAGGGTCTCAAAAACGCATTTGGAGAGGCCGCGGGAGTCTCTGCCGCCTGCATGGGCACCTTCTTCATTGTGCTTGTGGTTGGCAAGAGAATGAGAAAATggaccaagaaggactacTGGAACTTTGTGCAGAAGTCCATCGACAACGGAATGGTCCATTAG
- a CDS encoding uncharacterized protein (Compare to YALI0D20856g, similar to uniprot|P43569 Saccharomyces cerevisiae YFL028c CAF16 ATP-binding cassette transporter family member singleton, similar to Saccharomyces cerevisiae CAF16 (YFL028C); ancestral locus Anc_8.42) produces the protein MSITAQNLSYTFPNGLVGIHPTSFDLPPGSRTLLIGANGAGKSTLLRILAGKTLAKADSLIVQGFDPFRDCSPPGIRYLGTEWAGNPIVRHDIEVTQLLKYAGGDAYPDRRDHLVQLLDVDPTWHMHEVSDGERRRVQLVMGLLVPWETLLLDEVTVDLDVLARTNLLNFLKEETETRQATIVYATHIFDGLNQWPTHVAHMSQSTMLSCDTYDVVQREFPGKSILEIALGWITGDMERRGPRLPRAKRQRVN, from the coding sequence atgtcgaTCACGGCGCAAAACCTCTCCTACACCTTCCCCAATGGGCTTGTGGGCATCCATCCCACCTCGTTCGACCTGCCTCCCGGGTCTAGAACGTTGCTGATCGGAGCCAATGGAGCTGGAAAGTCGACGTTGCTGCGAATTCTGGCGGGAAAGACCCtcgccaaggccgacaGTCTCATTGTCCAGGGCTTTGATCCCTTCCGAGACTGTTCTCCTCCTGGAATCCGGTACCTGGGCACCGAATGGGCCGGCAATCCAATCGTGAGACACGACATTGAGGTCACCCAGCTGCTAAAGTACGCCGGAGGAGATGCCTATCCTGACCGACGAGACCATCTTgtgcagctgctggacgtGGATCCCACCTGGCACATGCACGAGGTGTCTGACGGAGAGCGTCGGCGAGTGCAGCTAGTCATGGGACTGCTGGTGCCGTGGGAAACTCTTCTGCTGGACGAGGTGACGGTTGATCTGGACGTTCTGGCCCGAACTAACCTGCTCAACttcctcaaggaggagaccgagACCCGACAAGCCACCATTGTTTACGCCACCCATATTTTCGACGGCCTCAACCAGTGGCCTACGCACGTTGCCCATATGAGCCAGTCCACCATGTTGAGTTGCGACACCTACGATGTGGTCCAGCGGGAGTTCCCTGGCAAGAGCATTCTGGAAATTGCACTGGGCTGGATCACCGGGGATATGGAACGGCGTGGGCCTCGCCTCCCCAGAGCAAAGAGACAGAGGGTTAACTAG